From Synergistaceae bacterium, a single genomic window includes:
- a CDS encoding phosphatase PAP2 family protein has translation MDITCLLWLQDLRNAINSQALIDFITVLSFFAVSWVIMIPVLVYWCIDKKNGLFLYVSYCTSWFINGLLKLTVCAYRPWIRDSRIIPAGGDITMKTAGGYSFPSGHTMQSSPIYGGLAVLCHKKAKIVTFLLGILIIVTALSRIYLGVHTPQDVIIGTIFGLCSVWVAAKIVGYISAHPKSENIFLLIGMILCFASIYYITHKTYPLDYKADGSLLVDPAKMMNDTFLANGMIAGFLVGRFIEKTFIKFESTGFNIVGLIVAFIGFIPLYYIRMNICSVYNFMTVPLNTALGSHWGHFAIGFIEFFYTVAIWPIVIKIFTRK, from the coding sequence ATGGATATTACTTGTTTATTATGGCTTCAGGATTTAAGAAACGCGATAAATAGTCAGGCACTAATTGATTTTATCACGGTGCTTTCATTTTTTGCGGTGTCATGGGTCATAATGATTCCTGTTTTAGTTTACTGGTGCATTGACAAGAAAAACGGATTATTTTTATACGTCTCATACTGCACAAGCTGGTTCATTAACGGATTACTTAAATTAACGGTCTGTGCTTATCGTCCGTGGATAAGGGACTCGCGAATCATTCCGGCCGGCGGGGATATAACAATGAAGACTGCGGGCGGTTATTCATTTCCGAGCGGTCACACAATGCAGTCATCGCCGATTTACGGGGGACTCGCTGTGTTATGTCATAAGAAAGCAAAAATAGTTACGTTCTTATTAGGAATTCTAATTATAGTAACTGCATTATCACGCATTTATTTGGGAGTTCATACGCCTCAAGATGTCATAATCGGAACAATTTTCGGCCTGTGTTCTGTCTGGGTAGCTGCAAAAATTGTAGGCTATATAAGTGCTCACCCTAAGAGTGAAAATATTTTCTTGTTAATCGGCATGATTTTATGTTTTGCGTCGATTTATTATATTACTCATAAGACTTATCCTTTAGATTATAAGGCTGATGGATCTTTACTCGTTGACCCTGCAAAGATGATGAATGACACATTTTTAGCTAATGGAATGATTGCGGGCTTTCTTGTAGGACGATTCATTGAGAAGACATTTATAAAATTTGAGTCGACCGGCTTTAATATTGTCGGACTCATTGTTGCGTTTATTGGATTTATCCCGCTTTATTATATAAGAATGAACATTTGCAGCGTGTATAATTTTATGACAGTTCCGTTAAATACTGCGCTCGGTTCACACTGGGGACATTTTGCGATCGGCTTTATTGAATTTTTCTATACTGTAGCGATTTGGCCAATAGTTATAAAAATATTCACTCGTAAATAA